From Candidatus Neomarinimicrobiota bacterium, the proteins below share one genomic window:
- the megL gene encoding methionine gamma-lyase, producing the protein MDLKKSKRIETICVHGKGESDPSYHAVIPPLYQTTAFAFESTEDGSALFTGQKEGYFYSRMGNPTVNALCRQIARLENTESSLAFASGMAAIAAVIMALIPKNGKVLASHTLYGGTHCLFTRSLPGRDIETVIVEDDNPETFRRHLEKDDFQLIFLETPSNPTLSLVDIQAVCAIAREKKIPVMIDNTFATPIFQRPADLGVDIVVHSATKYICGHGDVIAGIVTGKKEMMDIIRDEILCRYGPIISPFDAWLLLRGLKTLSVRMERHEQNAMKVAQFLHKHPRVKRVYYPGLPDHPGHDIARRQMTGFGGVVSFDVGDKETGIQVINRVRLFTRAVSIGECDSLIQHPASITHSGLSDCELEAAGINPGLIRLSIGLEHADDLIEDLEQALNA; encoded by the coding sequence ATGGATTTGAAAAAGAGTAAACGTATTGAGACAATATGTGTTCATGGCAAGGGTGAATCGGATCCATCTTATCATGCCGTTATTCCTCCTTTGTATCAGACGACGGCTTTCGCCTTTGAATCGACGGAGGATGGTTCAGCACTCTTTACGGGACAGAAGGAGGGCTATTTTTATTCCCGGATGGGAAATCCCACGGTAAACGCCTTATGCCGGCAGATCGCCCGGCTTGAAAACACGGAGTCTTCACTGGCTTTTGCCTCAGGGATGGCCGCTATTGCAGCTGTCATCATGGCACTGATTCCCAAAAACGGGAAAGTACTGGCCAGTCACACATTATACGGTGGAACCCATTGTCTGTTCACCCGCTCCCTTCCCGGCCGGGATATTGAAACGGTCATCGTGGAAGATGATAATCCGGAAACATTCAGACGTCATCTGGAAAAAGATGATTTTCAGTTGATTTTCCTGGAAACCCCTTCCAACCCAACCCTCAGCCTGGTGGATATTCAGGCGGTTTGTGCAATTGCCAGAGAAAAGAAAATCCCTGTTATGATCGATAATACCTTTGCCACACCCATATTCCAGCGGCCGGCGGATTTAGGCGTGGATATCGTCGTGCATAGTGCCACAAAATATATTTGCGGTCATGGTGATGTAATCGCCGGGATTGTCACGGGAAAAAAGGAGATGATGGATATAATTCGTGATGAGATTCTATGTCGTTACGGTCCAATTATCAGTCCCTTTGATGCCTGGCTTTTACTTCGGGGACTCAAAACCTTATCGGTACGGATGGAACGTCATGAGCAAAACGCCATGAAAGTGGCCCAATTTCTCCATAAACATCCCAGGGTGAAACGTGTTTATTATCCCGGTTTGCCTGACCACCCCGGACATGACATTGCCCGCAGGCAAATGACTGGTTTTGGAGGAGTCGTGTCTTTTGATGTGGGTGACAAAGAAACAGGTATTCAGGTGATTAACCGGGTCCGTTTGTTTACCCGGGCTGTTTCCATTGGAGAATGCGATTCACTGATCCAGCATCCTGCATCCATTACACATTCCGGGCTGAGTGATTGCGAACTGGAAGCTGCAGGCATCAATCCGGGGCTCATACGGTTGTCTATCGGACTTGAACATGCAGATGATTTAATTGAAGATCTTGAGCAGGCTTTAAACGCATAA
- a CDS encoding acetyl-CoA hydrolase/transferase C-terminal domain-containing protein, with product MTWKTRYEAKITTAEDAVKTVKSGDTVYVHSNCAVPEHLIDALVARAPELENVTMAHILTFGKAAYTKPEMEGHFRTLSLFSGANTRQAIKEGRGDFVPIFLHEVSGLFWSGQIKVNVALIQVSPPDRHGYCSFGVSLDHTRAVTKTADIVIAQVNSRMPRVHGDNFIHIDELDFIVEAETEVHELPRPVVTEEFSKIGQYISELIDDGATMQTGIGGIPDAVLNHLHDKKNLGIHTEMFSDGVIELVEKGIINNSQKIIHRGKMTAGFVLGTRRLFDFIDDNPLVEFHVQEYINDPRVIAQNPKMVSINSAIEVDITGQICSDSIGTMNYSGIGGQVDFFRGAKMSPGGKAILALTSTAKCGEISRIVPFLKQGASVTTTRADVHYIVTEYGVAYVHGKSFRERAKALINIAHPKFREELAKAAWERNLRV from the coding sequence ATGACCTGGAAGACACGTTATGAAGCAAAAATCACAACGGCTGAAGATGCGGTAAAGACCGTAAAATCGGGAGATACTGTTTATGTTCATTCGAACTGTGCGGTTCCGGAACACCTGATTGATGCTCTTGTCGCCCGTGCCCCTGAGCTGGAAAATGTCACCATGGCCCACATATTGACCTTTGGAAAAGCTGCCTATACCAAGCCGGAAATGGAAGGACATTTCAGAACTCTCAGTTTATTTTCCGGAGCCAATACCCGTCAGGCCATCAAGGAAGGCCGGGGGGATTTTGTACCCATTTTTCTTCATGAGGTATCGGGGCTTTTCTGGTCCGGACAAATAAAAGTGAATGTCGCATTGATTCAGGTTTCACCACCGGACCGGCACGGATACTGCAGTTTTGGTGTATCCCTGGATCATACCCGTGCAGTCACAAAAACAGCCGATATTGTCATCGCCCAGGTGAATTCCCGAATGCCCCGGGTCCATGGAGATAATTTTATCCACATAGACGAACTGGATTTTATTGTGGAAGCGGAAACAGAGGTCCATGAACTTCCCAGGCCTGTGGTGACTGAAGAATTCTCAAAGATCGGACAGTACATATCCGAGCTCATTGATGATGGAGCCACCATGCAGACTGGTATCGGTGGCATACCCGATGCAGTATTGAATCATCTTCATGACAAAAAGAACCTGGGGATTCATACTGAAATGTTTTCCGACGGGGTTATTGAACTGGTAGAAAAAGGCATCATTAACAATTCTCAAAAAATCATTCACAGGGGAAAGATGACAGCCGGTTTCGTCCTGGGTACCCGCCGTCTTTTTGATTTTATTGATGACAATCCTTTGGTTGAATTTCATGTTCAGGAATATATCAATGATCCCCGGGTCATCGCCCAAAATCCGAAAATGGTATCTATCAATTCAGCAATTGAAGTAGATATTACGGGACAGATTTGTTCAGATAGCATTGGAACCATGAATTATAGTGGAATTGGTGGACAGGTGGATTTTTTCCGCGGTGCAAAAATGAGTCCCGGCGGCAAAGCAATTCTCGCTCTGACATCAACAGCCAAATGCGGAGAAATCAGCCGGATTGTCCCGTTTTTAAAGCAAGGGGCCTCCGTCACCACAACCCGTGCGGATGTCCACTATATCGTTACAGAATACGGTGTGGCTTATGTCCATGGTAAATCTTTCCGGGAGAGAGCAAAAGCCCTGATCAACATTGCTCATCCCAAATTCCGGGAAGAACTGGCAAAAGCCGCCTGGGAGAGAAATTTGAGGGTATGA
- a CDS encoding MoxR family ATPase: MASSPLKQLDETAHFYQSATQEISKVIIGQHEIIENLLISLLSGGHCLLVGVPGLAKTLLVKSLASILDLSFSRIQFTPDLMPSDITGTEVIEEDRETGQRIFRFIQGPVFANIILADEINRTPPKTQSALLEAMQEHQVTSAGRTLPLEEPFFVLATQNPIEQEGTYPLPEAQQDRFMFQLNLDYPSLEEEKVIVDQTVRINNTRLSSVIEKRRILDIMAFTREIPVSDHVVEYAVNLIRKTRPSEDNDGFIRKYVRWGAGPRAAQYLIATAKTRAAIHGKPTPDEEDIDALTLPVLQHRVLRTFAAEAEQVDIKAIIRHIVQNK; the protein is encoded by the coding sequence ATGGCATCATCACCCCTGAAGCAGTTAGATGAAACGGCGCATTTTTATCAATCAGCCACACAGGAAATCAGTAAAGTCATCATTGGCCAGCATGAGATCATTGAAAATCTCCTGATCTCACTTTTATCCGGGGGACACTGTCTGTTAGTTGGTGTTCCCGGACTTGCAAAAACACTTCTGGTCAAATCACTGGCAAGCATACTGGATCTCTCCTTTAGCCGGATTCAGTTCACACCTGACCTGATGCCATCAGATATCACCGGGACGGAAGTGATTGAAGAGGACCGGGAAACGGGTCAACGGATTTTTCGATTTATTCAGGGACCTGTTTTTGCCAATATTATTTTGGCTGATGAAATTAACCGGACACCCCCCAAAACCCAGTCCGCCTTACTGGAAGCCATGCAGGAACATCAGGTCACATCTGCAGGGAGGACATTGCCTCTTGAAGAACCTTTTTTTGTCCTTGCCACACAAAATCCGATTGAGCAGGAGGGGACCTATCCCTTGCCTGAAGCCCAGCAGGACCGTTTCATGTTTCAGCTTAATCTGGATTATCCTTCTTTGGAGGAAGAAAAGGTGATTGTGGATCAGACAGTCCGGATTAACAATACCCGTCTCTCGTCTGTCATTGAAAAAAGGCGGATTCTGGATATCATGGCCTTTACCCGGGAAATTCCTGTGTCCGACCATGTTGTGGAATATGCAGTGAATCTGATCCGGAAAACCCGTCCTTCTGAAGATAATGATGGGTTTATCCGTAAGTATGTCCGTTGGGGTGCCGGTCCACGTGCTGCCCAATACCTGATTGCCACGGCAAAAACCCGGGCTGCGATTCATGGGAAACCCACTCCCGATGAGGAAGATATTGATGCCCTGACCCTGCCGGTCCTTCAGCACCGGGTTCTCCGGACTTTCGCTGCAGAAGCAGAGCAGGTGGACATCAAAGCAATTATCCGGCACATTGTGCAAAATAAATGA
- a CDS encoding Glu/Leu/Phe/Val dehydrogenase — MSKSQNIFEMAQQQLDEACELLGLDKSTREFLRWPQKEIVVTLPVRMDDGSIKVFKGYRVQYNRALGPTKGGLRWHPDETIDTVRALAAWMTWKTAVVDIPLGGGKGGVTCNPQELSDTEKERLARAFIGAIAKDIGPTVDVPAPDVYTTPQIMSWMMDEYEKIKGESMPGVITGKPIDIGGSKGRAAATARGGLFIAREAIKARGEALAGKTVAIQGFGNVGGWAGVLFKEAGCKIVGISDISGAYYKMKGFDTDAMFEYVGKHGSLEGYTEEGMKAFDNPMDVLEMSVDILIPAALESQITAENADRIKADVIVELANGPTTPEADVILFKNKKFVVPDFLANSGGVTVSYFEQVQNAYNFYWEEAEVNERLDQKMTAAFKAVYDMYCKYDKKVDMRKAAYMVSIARVARAAKLRGWI; from the coding sequence ATGTCCAAATCGCAGAACATCTTTGAGATGGCTCAGCAGCAACTCGATGAAGCGTGTGAACTGTTAGGACTGGATAAGTCCACACGGGAATTTTTACGGTGGCCCCAAAAAGAGATTGTTGTGACGCTCCCTGTCCGCATGGATGATGGTAGCATAAAGGTCTTTAAGGGATACCGTGTTCAGTACAACCGGGCTCTGGGTCCCACAAAGGGCGGACTTCGCTGGCATCCGGATGAAACCATCGACACTGTTCGGGCTTTAGCTGCCTGGATGACATGGAAAACGGCAGTTGTTGATATCCCTCTGGGCGGGGGAAAAGGTGGTGTAACCTGTAATCCCCAGGAATTATCCGATACTGAGAAAGAACGGCTGGCCCGTGCCTTTATTGGCGCCATCGCCAAGGATATCGGTCCCACGGTAGATGTGCCGGCTCCCGATGTATACACCACTCCTCAGATCATGAGCTGGATGATGGATGAATACGAAAAGATCAAAGGTGAAAGCATGCCGGGTGTTATCACAGGAAAACCCATTGATATCGGCGGTTCTAAAGGGCGTGCCGCCGCAACAGCCCGGGGTGGTTTGTTCATCGCCCGTGAAGCCATAAAAGCCCGGGGTGAAGCCCTGGCAGGTAAAACCGTTGCCATTCAGGGTTTCGGTAATGTCGGGGGATGGGCAGGCGTCCTCTTTAAAGAAGCCGGTTGTAAAATCGTGGGGATTTCCGATATCAGCGGTGCCTATTATAAGATGAAAGGATTCGACACTGATGCGATGTTTGAATATGTGGGAAAACACGGATCCCTTGAAGGATATACGGAAGAAGGTATGAAAGCCTTTGATAATCCCATGGACGTACTGGAGATGAGTGTTGATATCCTGATCCCTGCAGCCCTTGAAAGTCAGATCACAGCAGAAAATGCAGATCGTATCAAGGCCGATGTGATTGTTGAACTGGCCAATGGCCCCACAACCCCTGAAGCCGATGTCATTCTTTTCAAGAACAAAAAATTCGTCGTTCCTGATTTTCTGGCCAATTCCGGTGGTGTAACCGTCTCCTATTTCGAACAGGTTCAGAATGCCTACAATTTCTACTGGGAAGAAGCTGAAGTGAATGAACGGCTGGATCAGAAGATGACGGCGGCATTTAAAGCTGTTTACGATATGTATTGCAAATACGATAAAAAAGTTGATATGCGCAAAGCAGCCTACATGGTATCCATCGCCCGGGTTGCCAGAGCGGCAAAATTGCGGGGATGGATCTGA
- a CDS encoding DUF58 domain-containing protein: MMQKAEPFKPITLSDLVLFDTLDLKVRQVVEGFLLGLHSSPYHGFSVEFSRHRAYNPGDDIRHLDWKVYGRTNRYYIRQYEQDTNLSAYLLVDSSRSMGFGKPFSKFTAASVIAASLASLLVRQNDAAGLCLFQDKLVNFMPPKAIPSYPVEMMKVLSQTVVAGTTSTASALHQLAETIKHRGLVILISDLWDDQKDVLNGIRHFRHYGHEVIVIHVWNPEEMALKARRKTEFIDMETKERIKVDNRKIKEEYEQIRSALQETYLETLGDMGVDYLFFRTDDDLRTVLMTYLLKRMELP, translated from the coding sequence ATGATGCAAAAAGCAGAACCTTTCAAACCGATTACCTTATCTGATTTAGTTTTATTTGATACCCTTGATTTAAAGGTCCGACAAGTAGTAGAGGGATTTCTTCTGGGACTTCACAGTTCGCCCTATCATGGATTCAGTGTGGAATTTTCACGCCATCGTGCCTACAATCCTGGAGATGATATTCGTCATTTGGACTGGAAGGTCTATGGCCGGACCAACCGGTATTATATTCGCCAGTATGAACAGGATACCAATTTATCGGCTTATCTTCTGGTAGATAGCAGCCGTTCCATGGGATTTGGTAAGCCTTTTAGCAAGTTCACAGCTGCTTCAGTCATTGCCGCATCTCTGGCCAGCCTTTTGGTCCGTCAGAATGATGCCGCGGGACTGTGCCTTTTTCAGGATAAACTGGTAAATTTTATGCCACCCAAGGCCATTCCATCGTATCCTGTTGAAATGATGAAGGTCCTTTCCCAAACAGTTGTTGCAGGCACCACTTCCACAGCATCAGCGCTCCACCAGCTTGCTGAAACGATTAAACACCGCGGACTTGTGATTTTGATATCCGATCTTTGGGATGATCAGAAGGATGTACTTAACGGAATCCGGCATTTCCGGCATTATGGGCATGAAGTGATCGTGATACATGTCTGGAATCCGGAAGAAATGGCGTTGAAAGCCCGGAGAAAAACAGAATTTATTGATATGGAAACAAAAGAGCGGATTAAGGTGGATAACCGGAAAATCAAAGAAGAATATGAACAAATACGGTCTGCCTTGCAAGAGACGTATTTGGAAACCCTGGGAGATATGGGCGTGGATTATCTCTTTTTCAGGACGGATGATGATTTAAGAACGGTCCTGATGACCTATCTGCTCAAGCGCATGGAATTGCCATAA
- a CDS encoding phosphodiester glycosidase family protein, with protein sequence MKALKYAGKILSVVTALCIFSTRIYADHLDSLRVGPGVMYYSESRDNGPFQFDVLVVDLTNPYITFETVKAGDKLNAFERTSSMAARKDRKYHRIVGGVNGDFYNTSNGVPIGAQISNGEIVKTDEAWQSIGVNVKNIPSIADVAFSGVIISDSGSVPLSGINTVRNTDQMILYNSFYGQATGTNAYGSEARIVPVSGWFVNDTLQCVVEETRINQGNMPLSKGKAVLSGHGTAAAFINQLTVDDTIQLVQNMIPGPEKFTQLVGGNTILVRDGVNVGSSGDRHPRTAAGYNADSTKFFLFTVDGRQPGYSIGMTYQELAAYMLEWGVYHGINLDGGGSTTMLVRDEIKNSPSDPGGERTVSNCFLVVSTAPDSNLAHLRITPPLVYAIAGSEIQFSVQGLDMFYNHVNIQDSTLLWICDSTLGTIDENGLFVASNDTVSGYVYAQISHVVDSALVKKSILSKLELTPNPVILNEGDFQQMDAKAFDNYGNLITFALSDYEWWVEGDVGTISENGFFTATQSGEGLICARYDTITGSVPVTVGISTSVLVDDFSSVSGFTLTGVNVAINDCTFKTDTSVYISEPSSGKLSYTLTTGGTSALYMNCNIPVSGHPDKIGIHIYGDGKGHWLRGEFKDADGEKFLINFTDASPGIDWTDTWKRIEVNIDDAIPSWANPNAVLSYPITWTRFYLAETSDDNKGTGVLYFDDFIIDFITTKIPENLQIPESFRLDQNYPNPFNPQTKIAYQLPHTDDVVLKIYDLNGQLIREWTFTGQDAGRYSITWDGTNTQGKTVSTGLYLYSIQTKEFRDCKKMVYLK encoded by the coding sequence ATGAAAGCCTTAAAGTATGCCGGAAAAATCCTGAGTGTGGTAACAGCACTGTGTATATTTAGTACGAGAATTTATGCAGATCACCTGGACAGTCTGCGTGTGGGTCCGGGGGTCATGTATTATTCCGAATCCAGAGATAATGGTCCTTTTCAATTCGATGTGCTGGTTGTGGATTTGACCAATCCTTATATCACATTTGAAACGGTGAAAGCCGGCGATAAGCTGAATGCTTTCGAACGCACTTCTTCAATGGCTGCCCGGAAAGACCGGAAATACCACCGGATTGTTGGTGGAGTAAATGGAGATTTTTATAACACATCCAATGGTGTTCCCATCGGTGCCCAGATTTCAAATGGTGAAATCGTCAAAACCGATGAAGCCTGGCAAAGTATAGGGGTGAATGTGAAAAACATTCCGTCAATTGCAGATGTTGCATTTTCTGGTGTGATCATATCCGATTCAGGATCCGTGCCCTTATCCGGAATCAATACGGTCCGAAATACCGATCAGATGATATTGTACAATTCTTTTTACGGCCAGGCGACAGGAACTAACGCATACGGTTCGGAAGCACGAATAGTGCCTGTATCGGGATGGTTCGTGAACGATACACTTCAATGTGTCGTGGAAGAAACCCGCATCAACCAGGGAAATATGCCCCTGTCAAAAGGAAAGGCAGTCCTCTCAGGCCATGGAACAGCTGCTGCTTTCATCAATCAGCTGACTGTTGATGATACCATTCAACTGGTCCAAAACATGATCCCAGGCCCGGAAAAATTCACACAACTGGTGGGTGGAAACACGATTCTGGTCCGGGATGGTGTGAATGTAGGCAGTTCAGGGGACCGGCATCCGAGGACTGCAGCAGGATATAACGCGGATTCGACAAAATTCTTTCTATTCACAGTAGATGGCCGTCAACCAGGTTATTCCATTGGTATGACCTATCAGGAACTGGCGGCTTACATGCTGGAATGGGGTGTATATCACGGAATCAATCTGGATGGTGGCGGCTCTACAACAATGCTGGTCCGGGATGAAATTAAAAACAGTCCTTCGGATCCCGGCGGTGAACGGACTGTTTCAAACTGTTTTCTTGTTGTGAGTACGGCTCCAGACAGTAACCTGGCACATTTACGAATTACCCCGCCTTTGGTCTATGCCATTGCCGGGTCTGAAATCCAATTCAGCGTCCAGGGATTAGATATGTTCTATAATCATGTGAATATTCAGGATTCCACACTTCTCTGGATTTGTGATTCCACATTGGGGACGATTGATGAAAACGGTCTTTTCGTGGCGTCAAACGACACCGTCAGCGGATATGTATACGCCCAGATAAGCCATGTTGTCGATTCTGCTCTGGTGAAAAAAAGTATTCTGTCAAAATTGGAACTTACACCGAATCCTGTCATTTTGAACGAAGGCGACTTTCAGCAAATGGATGCGAAAGCTTTTGACAATTATGGAAACCTTATCACGTTTGCCCTCTCCGATTATGAGTGGTGGGTTGAAGGAGATGTGGGAACCATTTCGGAAAACGGGTTTTTCACAGCCACCCAAAGCGGAGAAGGCCTTATCTGTGCCCGTTACGACACCATAACCGGATCTGTACCGGTAACCGTCGGCATTTCAACTTCCGTTCTGGTAGATGATTTTTCCAGTGTCTCCGGTTTTACACTGACAGGGGTTAATGTCGCCATCAACGATTGTACTTTTAAAACAGACACCAGCGTATATATATCCGAGCCAAGTTCAGGAAAACTTTCTTATACTCTGACAACAGGTGGTACCAGTGCCCTCTACATGAACTGCAATATCCCTGTATCAGGTCACCCTGATAAAATCGGAATTCATATTTACGGCGACGGAAAGGGTCACTGGCTCCGGGGAGAATTTAAAGACGCGGACGGTGAAAAATTTCTTATAAACTTTACCGATGCCAGTCCGGGTATCGACTGGACAGATACCTGGAAACGGATTGAAGTCAACATCGATGATGCCATTCCCAGTTGGGCAAACCCCAATGCCGTCCTTTCCTATCCCATAACATGGACACGCTTCTATCTTGCAGAAACCAGTGATGATAACAAGGGAACCGGTGTGTTATATTTTGACGATTTCATCATTGATTTTATTACAACAAAGATCCCTGAAAACCTTCAAATCCCTGAATCATTCAGATTGGATCAGAATTATCCCAATCCTTTCAATCCTCAAACAAAAATCGCTTACCAGCTTCCCCATACTGATGACGTAGTTCTCAAGATTTATGATCTGAACGGTCAACTCATCAGGGAATGGACTTTTACAGGTCAGGATGCCGGACGGTATTCCATTACCTGGGATGGAACCAATACCCAGGGTAAGACGGTAAGTACCGGACTCTATCTCTATTCCATTCAGACAAAAGAATTCAGAGATTGCAAAAAAATGGTCTATCTCAAATAA
- a CDS encoding 3-methyl-2-oxobutanoate dehydrogenase subunit VorB yields MKKVLIKGNDAVVRGALLAGCRNYFGYPITPASEIAEGSALLFPRVGGTFLQAESEIGAINMLYGAASSGVRCMTASSSPGISLKMEGISYLAGSELPCVIVDITRGGPGLGNIAPEQGDYNQIVKGGGHGNYKLIVLAPNSAQEMCDLTMLAFELADKYRNPTVIMADGTIGQMMEPVEFPQPVTSFPKKDWAVKATAETRENLVSSIELDPDRLEVHNQKLQKKYAIIEEKEVRCEEYRSDDAEILLCGFGIVSRLLQSVVDEMRAEGIPVGLIRPITLFPFPRKIIDVYASKKNVRFFNVFELNNGQMVDDVKLVVNGRKPVLFYGRMGGNLPTIKEISAEIMKNMRQS; encoded by the coding sequence ATGAAAAAAGTACTTATAAAAGGAAATGATGCCGTTGTAAGAGGAGCATTGCTGGCAGGTTGCCGGAATTATTTCGGATATCCCATCACCCCTGCCAGTGAAATAGCCGAAGGATCAGCTCTGCTATTCCCAAGAGTCGGGGGAACCTTTCTTCAGGCAGAGAGTGAAATCGGGGCCATCAACATGCTTTACGGAGCTGCTTCCAGTGGAGTTCGGTGTATGACGGCCAGCTCCAGTCCGGGCATCAGCCTCAAAATGGAAGGCATTTCTTACCTGGCCGGTTCTGAATTACCCTGTGTGATTGTGGATATTACCCGGGGTGGACCGGGGCTTGGAAATATTGCGCCGGAACAGGGAGATTACAATCAGATTGTCAAAGGAGGCGGTCACGGAAATTACAAATTGATCGTACTGGCACCCAACAGTGCCCAGGAAATGTGCGACCTGACTATGCTGGCCTTTGAATTGGCAGATAAATACAGAAATCCAACTGTGATCATGGCAGATGGGACCATCGGACAAATGATGGAACCGGTTGAATTTCCCCAGCCGGTGACATCCTTCCCTAAAAAAGACTGGGCTGTAAAAGCCACGGCAGAAACCCGGGAAAATCTCGTCTCTTCCATAGAACTCGATCCGGATCGTCTGGAAGTCCATAATCAAAAACTTCAGAAAAAATATGCTATTATCGAGGAAAAAGAGGTCCGCTGTGAAGAATACCGGAGTGATGATGCGGAAATCCTCTTGTGTGGCTTTGGGATTGTAAGCCGCCTGCTTCAGTCTGTGGTGGATGAAATGAGAGCTGAAGGCATTCCTGTGGGTTTAATTCGTCCCATCACCCTCTTCCCCTTCCCCAGGAAAATCATAGATGTTTATGCCTCAAAAAAGAATGTCCGTTTTTTCAATGTGTTTGAACTAAATAACGGACAGATGGTAGATGATGTAAAACTGGTTGTGAACGGACGAAAACCTGTTCTGTTTTATGGAAGAATGGGGGGTAATCTTCCAACCATCAAGGAGATCAGTGCGGAAATAATGAAAAATATGAGGCAGTCATGA
- a CDS encoding 2-oxoacid:acceptor oxidoreductase family protein — MTIQHNKVLQKPETFYDTFVRKGDSELKATHYCPGCGHGILHKLIAEAVSDFDIQDKTVLVSPVGCSVFAYYYFDTGNIQSAHGRAPAVGTGYKRANPDSILISYQGDGDLAAIGANEIIQAANRGEAMTVFFVNNAIYGMTGGQMAPTTLIGQKTTTTPYGRNSHSEGFPIRMSEIIATLEAPVYVERCMLTDARNIAKTRKAVRKALKAQIDHKGFSFVEVLSGCPTGWKMTPQEAKNWIDSVLSKYFVPGVFKDVIEEREPIIIKQETPSFKDYHKLMDISHLSEKEDVVPTPEKNNFHEELKIAGFGGQGLLSLGYVIANVAMGHQYEVSWLPSYGPEMRGGTANCSVKISDKRIGAPLVANPTTLIVMNKPSLEKFENDVVSGGTIIYDSGLIDTPPSRDDVTVIGLPATEMADKLGSTKAANMIVLGIFAYLKKQILSDHYIRWALPQILKNKAFHEINQKAFQTGFDYADKHV; from the coding sequence ATGACAATTCAACACAATAAAGTTCTGCAAAAGCCCGAGACCTTTTACGACACGTTTGTACGTAAAGGAGATTCGGAACTAAAAGCAACCCACTATTGTCCGGGTTGTGGACATGGAATACTCCATAAGCTAATCGCCGAGGCTGTATCCGATTTTGACATCCAGGATAAAACGGTACTTGTAAGTCCCGTAGGTTGTTCTGTCTTTGCCTATTATTATTTTGATACAGGCAACATTCAAAGTGCCCATGGCCGGGCACCGGCAGTTGGAACCGGTTACAAACGGGCTAATCCGGATTCCATCCTTATTTCGTATCAGGGAGACGGTGATCTGGCAGCCATCGGTGCCAATGAAATCATTCAGGCGGCAAACCGGGGCGAAGCCATGACCGTCTTTTTCGTCAATAACGCGATTTATGGTATGACCGGGGGCCAAATGGCTCCGACGACATTGATCGGACAAAAGACTACAACCACACCTTATGGCAGAAACAGTCACAGTGAAGGATTCCCTATCCGGATGTCTGAAATCATCGCCACACTTGAAGCACCGGTCTATGTTGAACGATGCATGCTGACCGATGCCAGAAATATTGCGAAAACCCGGAAGGCTGTCCGGAAAGCCCTGAAAGCTCAAATCGACCATAAAGGATTTTCCTTCGTGGAAGTTCTGTCAGGATGCCCCACCGGATGGAAAATGACCCCTCAGGAGGCAAAGAACTGGATTGATTCAGTCCTGTCCAAATATTTTGTCCCTGGCGTATTTAAAGATGTCATCGAAGAACGGGAACCCATCATCATCAAACAGGAAACCCCATCATTTAAAGATTATCACAAATTGATGGATATCAGTCACTTATCCGAAAAAGAGGATGTTGTTCCCACGCCTGAAAAAAACAATTTTCATGAAGAATTGAAAATTGCCGGATTTGGAGGTCAGGGGCTCTTGAGTTTGGGATATGTGATTGCCAATGTCGCCATGGGACACCAGTACGAAGTCAGCTGGCTGCCAAGCTATGGACCCGAAATGCGAGGTGGAACGGCCAATTGCAGTGTGAAAATCTCAGATAAACGGATTGGAGCACCCCTGGTTGCCAATCCAACAACCCTGATCGTTATGAATAAACCCTCACTGGAAAAATTTGAAAATGATGTAGTGAGTGGCGGAACAATCATATACGACAGCGGCCTGATAGATACGCCTCCCTCCCGGGATGATGTAACTGTTATTGGATTGCCTGCAACAGAAATGGCAGACAAGCTGGGAAGTACAAAAGCAGCAAATATGATAGTCCTGGGAATCTTTGCCTATCTAAAAAAACAGATCCTGAGTGATCATTACATCCGTTGGGCTCTTCCCCAGATCCTGAAAAACAAAGCCTTTCATGAAATCAACCAAAAAGCATTTCAGACGGGTTTTGACTATGCGGACAAACATGTGTGA